Proteins from a single region of Cannabis sativa mitochondrion, complete genome:
- the ccmFn gene encoding cytochrome c biogenesis FN — translation MSIYELFHYPLFLGLFVAFTYNKKQPPAFGAAPAFWCILLSFLGLSFRHIPNNLSNYNVLTANAPFFYQISGTWSNHEGSILSWCRIPSFYGFLLCYRGRPQSHNVSKRGGHRETFFYSFVSNFVKNSILSRPRYEQKSGAAHQLYTPFLTSLVDSELRSRRNRTFDGPALFYAPLSPERKMSFAPLGARRSRGSREGKRMSPLLHLTRDDKERASSIDEQRIEGALGIALFFSPFLSASSDPFVRNFFVRTEPLAESNPVPQDPISAIHPPCIYAGAVASAMAFGLCRSKKMNGIVALHSPPMRKDAAEKNGTLLRSAGCVGSRITSELFTLKFKDAICCYPALLLRSNRSLLMLLRRRFFAFSSLWTGALVDTGKEQAKRVVRNEKKETTTSPLCWTAGANTVVSDQDQEPILIWILTCRWFLTVGILPGSWWAHHELGRGGWWFRDPVENASFMPRVLATARIHSVILPLRHSCTSLLNIVILPCCVSGTFSIRSGLLASVHSFATDDTRGIFLCWFFLLMTGISMILCCQMKQQASVRRTYKKEMVVAQSTLVHLGHSARAQPRPVMVWNN, via the coding sequence ATGTCAATATATGAATTGTTTCATTATCCGTTATTTCTGGGTCTTTTCGTTGCATTCACTTACAACAAGAAACAACCACCTGCGTTTGGTGCAGCACCTGCATTTTGGTGCATTCTTCTTTCTTTCCTTGGTCTTTCGTTCCGTCATATTCCTAATAACTTATCCAATTACAACGTATTAACCGCTAATGCACCTTTCTTTTATCAAATCTCAGGGACATGGTCTAATCATGAGGGTAGTATTTTATCATGGTGTCGGATCCCAAGTTTTTATGGATTCCTTCTTTGTTACCGGGGTCGACCCCAAAGCCATAATGTATCAAAACGAGGAGGCCATAGAGAAACTTTTTTTTATTCCTTTGTCTCGAACTTCGTGAAGAACTCCATTCTATCTCGCCCTCGTTACGAACAAAAAAGTGGGGCTGCGCACCAGTTGTACACTCCCTTCCTTACATCCCTTGTTGATTCTGAACTTCGTTCGCGAAGGAACCGGACTTTTGACGGGCCAGCCCTTTTTTATGCGCCGCTTTCCCCTGAAAGGAAAATGAGCTTTGCTCCTCTGGGCGCTAGGCGCTCCCGTGGTTCGCGAGAAGGAAAAAGGATGAGTCCTTTGTTGCATCTGACACGAGATGATAAAGAGAGAGCTTCGTCTATCGATGAACAGCGGATTGAGGGAGCTCTTGGCATTGCTTTGTTTTTCTCTCCTTTCCTATCAGCGAGTTCCGATCCTTTTGTTCGAAATTTCTTCGTTCGTACCGAACCGCTTGCAGAATCAAATCCTGTTCCACAAGATCCTATATCAGCTATACATCCTCCTTGCATTTATGCCGGAGCCGTCGCCAGTGCTATGGCCTTTGGCTTATGTAGATCAAAAAAGATGAATGGGATTGTGGCACTCCACTCGCCGCCAATGCGGAAGGATGCCGCCGAAAAGAATGGAACGCTGCTTCGCTCTGCTGGATGCGTTGGATCCCGTATAACAAGCGAGCTTTTTACCCTCAAATTCAAAGATGCTATTTGCTGCTATCCTGCTCTATTGTTGCGTAGCAATAGAAGCCTGCTCATGTTGCTTCGGCGGCGCTTTTTCGCCTTCTCTTCGCTCTGGACAGGAGCGCTAGTGGACACGGGGAAGGAGCAGGCGAAGCGTGTCGTTCGTAATGAAAAGAAAGAGACCACTACTTCGCCTCTTTGTTGGACCGCCGGCGCGAACACAGTGGTCTCTGACCAAGACCAGGAACCAATTCTAATTTGGATCTTGACATGTCGGTGGTTTTTAACCGTAGGCATCTTGCCAGGAAGTTGGTGGGCTCATCATGAATTAGGTCGGGGTGGCTGGTGGTTTCGGGATCCCGTAGAAAATGCTTCTTTTATGCCTCGGGTATTAGCCACAGCTCGTATTCATTCAGTAATTCTACCCCTTCGTCATTCTTGTACCTCCCTTCTGAATATTGTGATTCTTCCATGCTGTGTCTCAGGAACCTTTTCAATACGGTCCGGATTGCTAGCTTCCGTTCATAGTTTTGCTACAGATGATACGCGAGGAATCTTTTTATGTTGGTTCTTCCTTCTAATGACCGGCATATCTATGATTCTTTGCTGCCAGATGAAGCAGCAGGCATCGGTCCGTAGAACCTATAAAAAAGAGATGGTTGTGGCGCAAAGTACTCTTGTGCATCTAGGTCACTCGGCTCGCGCGCAACCCCGCCCCGTTATGGTATGGAATAATTGA